A portion of the Krasilnikovia cinnamomea genome contains these proteins:
- the thrC gene encoding threonine synthase, whose protein sequence is MSWRGLIEAYRDRLPVTDATPVVTLHEGNTPLVPAPVLSRRVGAEVYLKVEGANPTGSFKDRGMTMAVSKAVEDGSKAIICASTGNTSASAAAYAARAGLTCAVLVPQGKIALGKLAQALVHGAKLLQVDGNFDDCLALASKLSQDYPVSLVNSVNIFRLHGQKTAAFEIVEALGDAPDVHCLPVGNAGNISAYWMGYQEDHDAGNAKRLPKMYGFQASGAAPIVNGQVVPEPSTIATAIRIGNPASWTKALDARDTSGGLIEAVTDREILNAYRLLAREVGVFVELASAASVAGLLQQGEAGRVPAGATVVCTVTGHGLKDPEWAISTAPKPTTIGNDVVLAARALDLA, encoded by the coding sequence ATGAGCTGGCGGGGACTGATCGAGGCGTACCGCGACCGGCTGCCGGTCACCGATGCCACGCCGGTCGTCACGCTGCACGAGGGAAACACCCCGCTCGTGCCCGCCCCGGTGCTGTCCCGGCGCGTCGGTGCCGAGGTGTACCTGAAGGTCGAGGGCGCCAACCCGACCGGGTCCTTCAAGGACCGTGGCATGACGATGGCCGTCTCCAAGGCGGTCGAGGACGGCTCCAAGGCGATCATCTGCGCGTCCACGGGCAACACCAGCGCGTCCGCCGCCGCGTACGCCGCGCGGGCCGGGCTGACCTGCGCGGTGCTCGTGCCGCAGGGCAAGATCGCGCTGGGCAAGCTGGCCCAGGCGCTGGTGCACGGCGCCAAGCTGTTGCAGGTGGACGGCAACTTCGACGACTGCCTCGCGCTGGCCTCCAAGCTGTCCCAGGACTACCCGGTCTCCCTGGTCAACTCGGTGAACATCTTCCGCCTGCACGGGCAGAAGACGGCCGCGTTCGAGATCGTCGAGGCGCTCGGCGACGCCCCGGACGTCCACTGCCTGCCGGTGGGCAACGCGGGCAACATCTCCGCGTACTGGATGGGCTACCAGGAGGACCACGACGCCGGCAACGCCAAGCGACTGCCGAAGATGTACGGCTTCCAGGCCTCCGGCGCCGCCCCGATCGTCAACGGCCAGGTGGTGCCGGAGCCGTCCACCATCGCCACCGCGATCCGGATCGGCAACCCGGCGAGCTGGACGAAGGCGCTGGACGCCCGGGACACCTCCGGTGGCCTGATCGAGGCCGTCACCGACCGGGAGATCCTCAACGCGTACCGGTTGCTGGCCCGCGAGGTCGGGGTGTTCGTGGAGCTGGCCAGCGCGGCCAGCGTGGCGGGGCTGCTGCAGCAGGGCGAGGCGGGCCGGGTGCCGGCCGGCGCCACGGTGGTCTGCACGGTCACCGGCCACGGCCTCAAGGATCCGGAGTGGGCGATCAGCACCGCCCCCAAGCCCACCACGATCGGCAACGACGTGGTGCTCGCCGCCCGCGCCCTCGACCTGGCCTGA
- a CDS encoding homoserine dehydrogenase, translating to MSSEPTRGKPVRLALLGCGTVGAEVVRLLHEQAGDLTARIGAPLELVGIAVRRPGRQRGDLPVDRALFTTDALGLIKRDDVDVVIEVVGGIEPARTWIVEALRAGKSVITANKALLAEDGGTLHDAAADGGADLYYEASVAGAIPLLRPLRESLHGDRITRVTGIVNGTTNYILSSMDTTGAGFTEALEEATELGYAEADPTADVEGFDAAAKAAILASLAFHSRVTAADVFREGMTGVTAGDVASAKEMGCTIKLLCLAERGPDSRGAESVSVRVHPAMIPRSHPLASVGDAFNAVFVEAEAAGQLMFYGRGAGGTPTASAVLGDVVAAARNRLAGTRAPSESVYAHLPIRPIGEAVTRYHISLDVADRQGVLATVAGVFAKHEVSIATVRQSGREADATLVIVTHGAPDSHLAATVAELEQLDIVRSIASVLRVEGGA from the coding sequence ATGAGTTCTGAGCCAACCCGCGGAAAACCCGTGCGACTGGCGCTGCTGGGGTGCGGCACGGTCGGCGCCGAGGTGGTCCGGCTGCTGCACGAGCAGGCCGGCGACCTGACGGCACGGATCGGGGCGCCGCTGGAACTGGTCGGCATCGCGGTCCGCCGTCCGGGCCGCCAGCGCGGCGACCTGCCGGTCGACCGGGCCCTGTTCACCACGGACGCGCTGGGCCTGATCAAGCGCGACGACGTGGACGTGGTGATCGAGGTCGTGGGCGGCATCGAGCCCGCCCGTACCTGGATCGTCGAGGCGCTGCGCGCCGGCAAGAGCGTGATCACGGCGAACAAGGCGCTGCTGGCGGAGGACGGCGGCACCCTGCACGACGCGGCGGCCGACGGCGGCGCGGACCTGTACTACGAAGCGTCCGTGGCGGGCGCGATCCCGCTGCTGCGCCCGCTGCGCGAGTCGCTGCACGGCGACCGGATCACCCGGGTCACCGGCATCGTCAACGGCACCACCAACTACATCCTGTCGTCCATGGACACCACCGGCGCGGGCTTCACGGAGGCCCTGGAGGAGGCCACCGAGCTCGGGTACGCCGAGGCCGACCCCACCGCCGACGTGGAGGGTTTCGACGCCGCCGCGAAGGCCGCCATCCTCGCCTCCCTGGCGTTCCACAGCCGGGTCACCGCGGCCGACGTGTTCCGCGAGGGCATGACCGGGGTGACCGCGGGCGACGTGGCCAGCGCCAAGGAGATGGGCTGCACGATCAAGCTGCTCTGCCTGGCCGAACGCGGCCCGGACTCGCGCGGCGCCGAGTCGGTCAGCGTGCGGGTGCACCCGGCGATGATCCCGCGCAGCCATCCCCTGGCCAGCGTGGGCGACGCGTTCAACGCGGTGTTCGTCGAGGCCGAGGCCGCCGGGCAGCTGATGTTCTACGGCCGCGGCGCCGGGGGTACGCCGACCGCCAGCGCCGTGCTGGGCGACGTGGTCGCGGCCGCCCGCAACCGCCTCGCGGGCACCCGCGCGCCGAGCGAGAGCGTCTACGCCCACCTGCCGATCCGGCCCATCGGCGAGGCGGTCACCCGCTACCACATCAGCCTCGACGTGGCCGACCGCCAGGGCGTACTGGCGACCGTGGCCGGGGTGTTCGCCAAGCACGAGGTCTCCATCGCCACGGTGCGCCAGTCCGGCCGCGAAGCCGACGCCACCCTGGTGATCGTCACGCACGGCGCCCCGGACTCGCACCTGGCCGCCACGGTCGCGGAACTGGAGCAGCTCGACATCGTTAGGTCGATCGCGAGCGTGCTGCGCGTGGAGGGCGGCGCCTGA